In Coturnix japonica isolate 7356 chromosome 9, Coturnix japonica 2.1, whole genome shotgun sequence, a single window of DNA contains:
- the LOC107318041 gene encoding thiamine transporter 2-like isoform X1, with amino-acid sequence MVMDCWKGAICRSWIYPTLIICMNGFFSTMRPSESFLTPYLTGPDKNLTVEQVTNQVFPVWTYSYLALLFPVFLATDYLRYKPVVLLQGLSLIITWFLLLYAQGLRAFQLLEFFYGMGTATEVAYYAYIYSVVSADHYQRVTSYCRSITLVAATFAAVLGQLLVSLADVSYFHLNAITLASVSLAFVCSFLLPMPQKSMFFHRKGNSETHPQPDRVVTEPSPNISSSCQQDKDCTAADMGPTPMQQPEPQHHVLRVLVQLGKDLKDCYSSRKLLYWSLWWALATAGFNQVVNYIQVLWDFRAPSHSSAVYNGAVEAVATFLGSATSMAVGYVKVNWDLTGELALGIFSAMDAGSLFLMYFTDNIWACYAGYLAFKACYMLLITIATFQIAVNLSMERYALMFGFNNFIALVIQTIVTVVVVDSNGLGLGISTQFLIYSSYFTFIAGIFLIRSVYTIVSTKCRNTSTAGEPTDH; translated from the exons ATg GTTATGGATTGCTGGAAAGGAGCCATATGCCGCAGTTGGATTTATCCCACACTCATCATCTGCATGAACGGGTTTTTCTCCACAATGAGACCTTCAGAGTCTTTTCTCACACCTTACCTAACCGGACCAGACAAAAACCTGACAGTTGAGCAG GTTACCAACCAGGTTTTCCCAGTTTGGACATACTCCTACCTTGCGCTCCTGTTCCCCGTGTTCCTGGCCACGGACTATCTGCGCTACAAGCCCGTGGTGTTGCTGCAGGGCCTCAGCCTCATCATCACTTGGTTCTTGCTGCTCTATGCCCAAGGGCTGCGTGCCTTCCAGCTCCTCGAGTTCTTCTATGGGATGGGTACAGCCACCGAGGTCGCCTACTACGCCTACATCTACAGCGTTGTCAGCGCTGATCACTATCAGAGAGTGACGAGCTATTGCAGGAGTATCACTCTCGTGGCAGCcacctttgctgctgtgctgggacagctCTTGGTTTCCCTAGCAGACGTATCGTACTTTCACCTCAATGCCATCACTCTGGCTTCCGTGTCCCTGGCCTTTGTGtgctcctttctcctcccaaTGCCTCAAAAGAGCATGTTCTTCCACAGAAAGGGCAACTCAGAAACCCACCCACAACCAGACAGAGTTGTAACTGAGCCCAGCCCCAACATATCATCGAGCTGCCAACAGGACAAGGACTGTACAGCTGCTGACATGGGACCAACTCCAATGCAACAGCCTGAGCCCCAGCACCACGTGCTGAGAGTACTGGTGCAGCTGGGCAAGGACCTGAAGGATTGCTACAGCTCTAGGAAGCTTCTTTACTGGTCCCTGTGGTGGGCTTTGGCTACGGCAGGCTTTAATCAGGTTGTGAACTACATCCAAGTGCTGTGGGACTTCCGagccccatcccacagctctgcagtgtacAATGGAGCTGTTGAAGCAGTAGCAACATTTTTAG GTTCAGCAACATCCATGGCAGTCGGATATGTCAAAGTAAACTGGGATCTTACTGGAGAACTGGCTTTGGGAATTTTCTCTGCAATGGATGCTGGTTCTCTGTTTCTCATGTATTTTACTGACAACATCTGGGCATGCTATGCTGGTTACCTTGCATTTAAGGCATGCTATATGCTCCTTATAACAATAGCAAC GTTCCAGATTGCTGTTAATCTAAGCATGGAGCGTTATGCTTTGATGTTTGGCTTCAACAACTTCATTGCGCTGGTGATCCAGACAATTGTAACTGTTGTTGTAGTGGATTCAAATGGTCTGGGACTGGGTATCAGCACCCAG tttctcatttACAGCAGCTACTTTACGTTCATAGCTGGAATTTTCCTGATCAGAAGCGTATACACCATTGTCTCCACCAAATGCAGAAATACCAGCACAGCTGGTGAACCCACTGATCATTAA
- the LOC107318041 gene encoding thiamine transporter 2-like isoform X2 encodes MDCWKGAICRSWIYPTLIICMNGFFSTMRPSESFLTPYLTGPDKNLTVEQVTNQVFPVWTYSYLALLFPVFLATDYLRYKPVVLLQGLSLIITWFLLLYAQGLRAFQLLEFFYGMGTATEVAYYAYIYSVVSADHYQRVTSYCRSITLVAATFAAVLGQLLVSLADVSYFHLNAITLASVSLAFVCSFLLPMPQKSMFFHRKGNSETHPQPDRVVTEPSPNISSSCQQDKDCTAADMGPTPMQQPEPQHHVLRVLVQLGKDLKDCYSSRKLLYWSLWWALATAGFNQVVNYIQVLWDFRAPSHSSAVYNGAVEAVATFLGSATSMAVGYVKVNWDLTGELALGIFSAMDAGSLFLMYFTDNIWACYAGYLAFKACYMLLITIATFQIAVNLSMERYALMFGFNNFIALVIQTIVTVVVVDSNGLGLGISTQFLIYSSYFTFIAGIFLIRSVYTIVSTKCRNTSTAGEPTDH; translated from the exons ATGGATTGCTGGAAAGGAGCCATATGCCGCAGTTGGATTTATCCCACACTCATCATCTGCATGAACGGGTTTTTCTCCACAATGAGACCTTCAGAGTCTTTTCTCACACCTTACCTAACCGGACCAGACAAAAACCTGACAGTTGAGCAG GTTACCAACCAGGTTTTCCCAGTTTGGACATACTCCTACCTTGCGCTCCTGTTCCCCGTGTTCCTGGCCACGGACTATCTGCGCTACAAGCCCGTGGTGTTGCTGCAGGGCCTCAGCCTCATCATCACTTGGTTCTTGCTGCTCTATGCCCAAGGGCTGCGTGCCTTCCAGCTCCTCGAGTTCTTCTATGGGATGGGTACAGCCACCGAGGTCGCCTACTACGCCTACATCTACAGCGTTGTCAGCGCTGATCACTATCAGAGAGTGACGAGCTATTGCAGGAGTATCACTCTCGTGGCAGCcacctttgctgctgtgctgggacagctCTTGGTTTCCCTAGCAGACGTATCGTACTTTCACCTCAATGCCATCACTCTGGCTTCCGTGTCCCTGGCCTTTGTGtgctcctttctcctcccaaTGCCTCAAAAGAGCATGTTCTTCCACAGAAAGGGCAACTCAGAAACCCACCCACAACCAGACAGAGTTGTAACTGAGCCCAGCCCCAACATATCATCGAGCTGCCAACAGGACAAGGACTGTACAGCTGCTGACATGGGACCAACTCCAATGCAACAGCCTGAGCCCCAGCACCACGTGCTGAGAGTACTGGTGCAGCTGGGCAAGGACCTGAAGGATTGCTACAGCTCTAGGAAGCTTCTTTACTGGTCCCTGTGGTGGGCTTTGGCTACGGCAGGCTTTAATCAGGTTGTGAACTACATCCAAGTGCTGTGGGACTTCCGagccccatcccacagctctgcagtgtacAATGGAGCTGTTGAAGCAGTAGCAACATTTTTAG GTTCAGCAACATCCATGGCAGTCGGATATGTCAAAGTAAACTGGGATCTTACTGGAGAACTGGCTTTGGGAATTTTCTCTGCAATGGATGCTGGTTCTCTGTTTCTCATGTATTTTACTGACAACATCTGGGCATGCTATGCTGGTTACCTTGCATTTAAGGCATGCTATATGCTCCTTATAACAATAGCAAC GTTCCAGATTGCTGTTAATCTAAGCATGGAGCGTTATGCTTTGATGTTTGGCTTCAACAACTTCATTGCGCTGGTGATCCAGACAATTGTAACTGTTGTTGTAGTGGATTCAAATGGTCTGGGACTGGGTATCAGCACCCAG tttctcatttACAGCAGCTACTTTACGTTCATAGCTGGAATTTTCCTGATCAGAAGCGTATACACCATTGTCTCCACCAAATGCAGAAATACCAGCACAGCTGGTGAACCCACTGATCATTAA
- the LOC107318041 gene encoding thiamine transporter 2-like isoform X3, producing the protein MVMDCWKGAICRSWIYPTLIICMNGFFSTMRPSESFLTPYLTGPDKNLTVEQVTNQVFPVWTYSYLALLFPVFLATDYLRYKPVVLLQGLSLIITWFLLLYAQGLRAFQLLEFFYGMGTATEVAYYAYIYSVVSADHYQRVTSYCRSITLVAATFAAVLGQLLVSLADVSYFHLNAITLASVSLAFVCSFLLPMPQKSMFFHRKGNSETHPQPDRVVTEPSPNISSSCQQDKDCTAADMGPTPMQQPEPQHHVLRVLVQLGKDLKDCYSSRKLLYWSLWWALATAGFNQVVNYIQVLWDFRAPSHSSAVYNGAVEAVATFLGSATSMAVGYVKVNWDLTGELALGIFSAMDAGSLFLMYFTDNIWACYAGYLAFKACYMLLITIATFQIAVNLSMERYALMFGFNNFIALVIQTIVTVVVVDSNGLGLGISTQLEFS; encoded by the exons ATg GTTATGGATTGCTGGAAAGGAGCCATATGCCGCAGTTGGATTTATCCCACACTCATCATCTGCATGAACGGGTTTTTCTCCACAATGAGACCTTCAGAGTCTTTTCTCACACCTTACCTAACCGGACCAGACAAAAACCTGACAGTTGAGCAG GTTACCAACCAGGTTTTCCCAGTTTGGACATACTCCTACCTTGCGCTCCTGTTCCCCGTGTTCCTGGCCACGGACTATCTGCGCTACAAGCCCGTGGTGTTGCTGCAGGGCCTCAGCCTCATCATCACTTGGTTCTTGCTGCTCTATGCCCAAGGGCTGCGTGCCTTCCAGCTCCTCGAGTTCTTCTATGGGATGGGTACAGCCACCGAGGTCGCCTACTACGCCTACATCTACAGCGTTGTCAGCGCTGATCACTATCAGAGAGTGACGAGCTATTGCAGGAGTATCACTCTCGTGGCAGCcacctttgctgctgtgctgggacagctCTTGGTTTCCCTAGCAGACGTATCGTACTTTCACCTCAATGCCATCACTCTGGCTTCCGTGTCCCTGGCCTTTGTGtgctcctttctcctcccaaTGCCTCAAAAGAGCATGTTCTTCCACAGAAAGGGCAACTCAGAAACCCACCCACAACCAGACAGAGTTGTAACTGAGCCCAGCCCCAACATATCATCGAGCTGCCAACAGGACAAGGACTGTACAGCTGCTGACATGGGACCAACTCCAATGCAACAGCCTGAGCCCCAGCACCACGTGCTGAGAGTACTGGTGCAGCTGGGCAAGGACCTGAAGGATTGCTACAGCTCTAGGAAGCTTCTTTACTGGTCCCTGTGGTGGGCTTTGGCTACGGCAGGCTTTAATCAGGTTGTGAACTACATCCAAGTGCTGTGGGACTTCCGagccccatcccacagctctgcagtgtacAATGGAGCTGTTGAAGCAGTAGCAACATTTTTAG GTTCAGCAACATCCATGGCAGTCGGATATGTCAAAGTAAACTGGGATCTTACTGGAGAACTGGCTTTGGGAATTTTCTCTGCAATGGATGCTGGTTCTCTGTTTCTCATGTATTTTACTGACAACATCTGGGCATGCTATGCTGGTTACCTTGCATTTAAGGCATGCTATATGCTCCTTATAACAATAGCAAC GTTCCAGATTGCTGTTAATCTAAGCATGGAGCGTTATGCTTTGATGTTTGGCTTCAACAACTTCATTGCGCTGGTGATCCAGACAATTGTAACTGTTGTTGTAGTGGATTCAAATGGTCTGGGACTGGGTATCAGCACCCAG CTGGAATTTTCCTGA